In the genome of Ignavibacteriales bacterium, one region contains:
- a CDS encoding class I SAM-dependent methyltransferase, which produces MIAYKTIIQSVNSFYDNIGPLYDIIYPNYEKIEAGLIKSLSQKKIINNNQKILDVGCGSGYFLRELEKLNNNLVLTGLDISKKSIANAIILTKKESKIRYKKEDIIEYNGDKFDVIVCLGNTLIHYPLLYQKKILNKLYTLLNSSGLLLIDIYKDWQKYFSDIKRFEPKGYKTNKLTYFSFIYTIGSKHYIKRNVCFAKYKNKKKQEMPFEFKQYVIKQYPFILDRNRRGLSFKDIEEVELEDKLKLYKYFMLKK; this is translated from the coding sequence ATGATTGCATATAAAACAATAATTCAGAGCGTAAATTCATTTTATGATAATATTGGACCGTTATATGATATTATCTATCCAAATTATGAAAAAATTGAAGCTGGACTTATAAAATCATTGTCCCAAAAAAAAATAATCAATAATAACCAAAAAATATTGGATGTAGGATGTGGCAGCGGATATTTTTTAAGGGAATTAGAAAAATTAAATAATAATCTAGTGCTGACAGGATTGGATATCAGTAAAAAAAGCATAGCTAATGCAATTATATTAACAAAAAAAGAATCCAAGATTAGATATAAAAAAGAAGATATCATTGAATACAATGGAGATAAATTTGATGTAATTGTATGTTTAGGTAATACACTTATTCATTATCCTCTTCTGTACCAAAAAAAAATACTTAATAAGTTGTATACCTTACTAAATAGTAGCGGATTATTGCTAATTGATATCTACAAAGACTGGCAGAAATATTTTAGTGATATTAAAAGATTTGAACCGAAAGGTTATAAAACAAATAAATTAACTTACTTTTCCTTTATTTATACAATTGGATCTAAGCATTATATAAAAAGAAATGTCTGTTTTGCCAAATATAAAAACAAAAAAAAACAAGAAATGCCCTTTGAATTCAAACAATATGTAATAAAACAATACCCTTTTATTTTAGACCGGAATAGGAGAGGATTAAGTTTTAAAGATATTGAGGAGGTTGAATTAGAGGATAAACTTAAACTTTATAAGTACTTTATGTTAAAAAAATAA
- a CDS encoding AAA family ATPase, translating to MGKLKKQTLPEIESTLVSNDTAVTKPRLNKLIIKNFRSIGQKPVEIELDDIVVLVGPNNVGKSSILKAYELVMNHGSNKCAMSTEDFPNGKIEDGRYPEIELQTIVYDNSPGEQWIFITQSKEKLVRERWIWKKEGQPVRQGFNVEKNDWDDKVPWGAPNIAKSRRPEPHRVNAFDPPEEQSKAITDLLIKILIDRIKSIKGDDKEKSTYDSILENVKEFQKKVVNDSQAEIKKVEDELSSSISQVFSNHTIKFDAKPEDNLDKAISLFKANPLLLMGPKDGYLSTIDRQGSGVRRTLLWTALRIITENQKTSSKTDETVTVRPNVLLLDEPEICLHPNAIRDACNVLYNLPKSGRWQVMVTTHSPAFIDISRDNTTIIRVYKDDRGDVQGTTVYRPSTVNLTKDDRENLKLLNIFDPYVAEFFFGGKTIIVEGDTEYTALKFVIAHKPESYKNVHIIRARGKATIVSLVKILNHFGSNFSVLHDSDIPTAIRNGKTIVNGAWTKNNDIMKEIKNKQSNFKVRLFASVPNFEFAFLGVKVDNEKPYNALLQLKESSEVFSNIEKLLSVLISDSKDLPVGCIEWNSIEQLKKELEEN from the coding sequence ATGGGAAAATTAAAAAAGCAAACTCTGCCTGAAATTGAATCAACATTAGTTTCTAATGATACTGCAGTTACCAAGCCTAGACTTAATAAATTGATTATAAAAAACTTTAGAAGTATCGGGCAGAAACCTGTAGAAATAGAATTAGACGATATAGTAGTACTTGTTGGACCTAATAACGTAGGGAAAAGTTCTATTCTAAAAGCCTATGAATTAGTGATGAATCATGGTTCAAATAAATGTGCTATGTCAACAGAAGATTTTCCTAATGGTAAAATTGAAGATGGACGATATCCCGAAATAGAATTACAGACTATAGTTTATGATAATAGCCCTGGTGAGCAATGGATATTTATAACACAGTCAAAAGAAAAACTTGTTAGAGAAAGATGGATATGGAAAAAAGAAGGGCAACCAGTAAGACAAGGTTTTAATGTAGAAAAAAATGATTGGGACGATAAAGTTCCTTGGGGCGCACCAAATATCGCAAAATCACGAAGACCTGAACCGCACCGAGTAAACGCATTTGATCCACCAGAAGAACAATCCAAAGCTATCACAGACCTTTTAATAAAAATTTTAATTGATAGGATAAAGAGTATAAAAGGTGACGATAAAGAAAAATCCACCTATGATTCGATCCTTGAAAATGTTAAGGAATTTCAAAAAAAGGTTGTAAATGATTCACAAGCTGAAATTAAAAAGGTTGAAGATGAATTATCTTCTTCGATAAGTCAGGTATTCTCAAACCATACTATAAAGTTCGATGCAAAACCCGAAGATAATCTTGATAAAGCAATTTCACTATTTAAAGCTAACCCGCTTTTGTTAATGGGACCTAAAGACGGATATCTAAGTACAATTGATAGACAAGGAAGTGGAGTTAGAAGAACACTTTTATGGACAGCTCTTAGAATTATTACAGAAAACCAAAAGACTTCAAGTAAAACCGATGAAACTGTTACAGTTCGACCAAATGTTCTTTTATTAGATGAACCGGAAATATGTTTACATCCAAATGCAATCAGAGATGCTTGCAATGTATTATATAATCTCCCCAAATCTGGAAGATGGCAGGTTATGGTAACAACACATTCACCGGCATTTATTGACATATCAAGAGATAATACAACAATCATAAGGGTCTATAAAGATGACAGAGGTGATGTTCAAGGAACAACAGTATATAGACCTAGTACAGTGAACTTAACAAAAGACGATAGAGAAAATCTTAAACTACTAAATATTTTTGATCCTTATGTAGCTGAGTTTTTCTTTGGTGGTAAAACAATAATCGTTGAGGGTGATACTGAATACACTGCTTTAAAATTCGTTATTGCCCATAAACCAGAATCATATAAAAATGTACATATCATAAGGGCTAGAGGGAAGGCAACAATTGTTTCGCTGGTAAAAATCCTAAATCATTTCGGTTCAAACTTCTCAGTATTACATGATAGCGATATCCCTACAGCGATAAGGAATGGTAAGACAATTGTTAACGGTGCATGGACTAAAAACAATGATATAATGAAAGAGATTAAAAATAAGCAAAGCAATTTCAAAGTACGACTTTTTGCCTCAGTCCCAAACTTTGAGTTTGCATTTCTTGGAGTAAAAGTCGATAACGAAAAACCCTACAACGCATTGTTGCAACTAAAAGAAAGCTCTGAAGTTTTTAGCAATATCGAAAAATTATTGAGTGTTCTTATTTCAGATTCTAAAGATTTACCTGTTGGATGCATTGAATGGAATTCGATTGAACAATTAAAAAAGGAATTGGAGGAAAATTAA
- a CDS encoding ABC transporter ATP-binding protein: MLKVSNISKKFDGVTALNSFALEIKEKEILGLIGPNGAGKTTLFNVLSGFIKPDSGEIIFEDANITGLSPYQIVSRGITRTFQNLRLIRQISVLDNILLSFNHQYGEKLFNIFFKQKKWLQVEKADKENAMRLLEYAGIQDKANDLANDLSYGQQKLLSIICCLAADTKLLLFDEPAAGINPEMRKKILKIIAELPERNKSAIIIEHDMDFISELCDRVCFMDMGVKISEGTPEEVKNDPKVIEAYLE, translated from the coding sequence ATGCTTAAAGTATCAAACATCTCTAAAAAATTTGATGGAGTTACTGCTCTTAACAGTTTTGCGCTTGAAATTAAGGAAAAGGAAATACTTGGATTAATTGGTCCAAATGGTGCGGGCAAAACTACTTTGTTTAATGTTCTTTCAGGTTTTATAAAACCCGACTCAGGCGAAATCATTTTTGAAGATGCAAACATAACCGGTTTAAGTCCTTATCAAATAGTCTCAAGAGGAATAACAAGGACGTTCCAGAATCTAAGATTAATAAGACAAATTTCAGTTCTTGATAATATACTTTTATCTTTTAATCATCAGTACGGAGAAAAGTTATTTAACATTTTCTTTAAGCAAAAAAAATGGCTGCAAGTGGAAAAGGCAGATAAGGAAAATGCTATGCGACTTCTTGAATATGCCGGGATTCAGGATAAAGCAAATGATCTTGCTAATGATCTATCCTATGGTCAGCAAAAATTGTTGAGTATAATTTGTTGTTTGGCTGCTGATACAAAACTACTTTTATTTGATGAACCGGCTGCAGGCATAAACCCTGAGATGAGAAAAAAGATTTTGAAGATTATAGCGGAACTTCCGGAAAGAAATAAATCAGCCATAATAATCGAACACGATATGGATTTTATATCAGAACTATGCGACAGGGTTTGTTTTATGGATATGGGAGTTAAAATCAGTGAAGGTACACCGGAAGAAGTAAAAAATGATCCCAAAGTAATTGAAGCTTACCTTGAATAA
- a CDS encoding type II toxin-antitoxin system RelE/ParE family toxin codes for MKYKIRWTTEAYSDLSHIVHFIKNSFGQNSTDDFINKIDSTVNLLSLFPQRVKSK; via the coding sequence ATGAAATATAAAATTCGCTGGACCACCGAAGCATATTCCGATCTCTCACATATTGTTCATTTTATCAAGAATAGTTTTGGGCAAAATTCAACAGATGATTTTATAAATAAAATAGATTCAACTGTAAATTTACTATCGCTTTTTCCTCAACGTGTTAAAAGTAAATGA
- a CDS encoding ABC transporter ATP-binding protein — MLQIKNLNTGYDKKQVLFDVSIELKPGEVVSVIGPNGSGKSTLLKTVCGFIPSWSGELFINETKINGNEPPENLKLGISFCPQGNRVFNDLSVKENLEIGGYILMKNEIKDRIEKILEIFPKLKDKLKQEAGLLSGGEQQMLAVARALIPEPKILLLDEPSLGLAPNLIDDLFEKFIELNKNFNLSILIVEQKVKEVLSISNRTYGLKLGKVHFEESSATLLINKEKLKDLFL; from the coding sequence ATGCTGCAGATAAAAAATCTAAATACAGGTTATGATAAGAAGCAGGTTTTGTTTGATGTTTCAATTGAACTGAAACCTGGAGAAGTTGTATCAGTTATTGGTCCAAATGGTTCAGGAAAATCCACATTGCTAAAAACGGTTTGTGGATTTATTCCAAGCTGGTCAGGCGAATTATTTATAAACGAAACAAAGATTAACGGAAATGAACCACCTGAAAATTTAAAATTGGGGATTAGTTTTTGCCCGCAAGGTAATAGGGTTTTTAATGACCTGTCTGTGAAAGAAAACCTTGAAATTGGCGGTTATATTCTTATGAAGAATGAAATCAAAGACAGGATTGAGAAAATACTGGAGATATTTCCGAAACTTAAAGATAAATTAAAACAAGAAGCTGGCTTGTTAAGCGGGGGCGAACAGCAAATGCTTGCAGTTGCAAGAGCATTAATTCCGGAACCCAAAATTTTATTACTTGATGAACCTTCATTAGGATTAGCACCAAACCTGATCGATGATTTATTTGAAAAATTTATTGAGCTAAATAAAAATTTTAATCTTTCAATTTTAATAGTTGAACAGAAGGTAAAAGAAGTGTTGTCTATATCAAATCGTACTTATGGTTTGAAACTTGGTAAGGTTCATTTTGAAGAGAGTTCAGCGACACTATTAATTAACAAAGAAAAATTGAAAGACTTATTCTTATAG
- a CDS encoding ABC transporter substrate-binding protein — protein MKVKNLLFIGLVFILLMSCGGKEDNKIKIGAIVFLSGDAAEYGAWVKNGLELAKDEINRKEDINFEKIEIVYEDDKSTPKEAVTAFNKMMSEFAYPIIIAGLTSSSTLSITPLAEKNKVVLFSPCSSNPKISSAGDYIFRNWPSDNLEGEAMARFAYNALNIKKVAIVALNNDYGLGLREVFTNNFISEGGEVVYSDQINEGQREFRTIIQKLKSANIKAVYIPSHAQECAHFIRQSKELGYTPQFLSCVTFQSSELFKIAGNAAEGSLFTTPGFDINNNDSLVVDFRKKYNLKYNTEPEVFAAQSYDALKIIAYVIKNYGYSSEIIKNELYKIKNYPGVSGLTTFDSNGDVQKPVMIKKVQNGEFKVLVKSYL, from the coding sequence ATGAAAGTAAAAAATCTTTTGTTTATCGGTCTTGTTTTTATCTTGCTTATGTCTTGTGGAGGGAAAGAGGATAATAAAATAAAAATAGGGGCAATCGTTTTTTTATCGGGGGATGCCGCAGAATATGGTGCCTGGGTAAAAAATGGACTTGAATTAGCTAAGGATGAAATAAACAGGAAGGAAGATATAAATTTTGAAAAAATTGAGATAGTATATGAAGATGATAAATCAACTCCTAAAGAAGCCGTGACTGCTTTTAATAAGATGATGAGTGAGTTTGCATATCCTATAATCATTGCAGGATTAACTAGTTCAAGTACACTCTCAATTACTCCCTTAGCCGAAAAAAACAAGGTGGTGCTATTTTCTCCTTGCTCCTCAAATCCTAAAATTTCATCCGCTGGAGATTATATTTTTAGGAATTGGCCATCAGACAATTTAGAAGGTGAAGCGATGGCTAGATTTGCATATAACGCATTGAATATTAAAAAAGTGGCGATCGTTGCATTAAATAATGATTATGGTTTAGGTCTTAGGGAAGTATTTACAAATAATTTTATAAGTGAAGGTGGTGAAGTTGTATACTCTGACCAAATTAATGAAGGACAACGAGAATTTAGAACAATTATTCAAAAATTAAAATCTGCTAATATTAAGGCAGTATATATCCCTTCGCATGCTCAAGAGTGTGCTCATTTTATCAGACAATCTAAAGAACTGGGATATACACCCCAATTTTTAAGTTGTGTAACTTTTCAATCATCTGAGTTATTCAAAATTGCAGGAAATGCAGCTGAAGGCTCATTATTTACTACTCCGGGTTTTGATATAAATAATAATGATTCTTTAGTTGTTGATTTCAGAAAAAAATATAATTTAAAGTATAATACTGAACCTGAAGTTTTTGCTGCTCAGAGTTATGACGCCTTAAAAATAATTGCATATGTAATAAAAAACTATGGGTATTCTTCAGAAATAATAAAGAATGAGTTGTATAAAATAAAAAATTACCCAGGAGTTAGTGGATTAACAACTTTTGATAGTAACGGTGATGTTCAAAAACCAGTAATGATAAAAAAAGTTCAAAATGGTGAGTTCAAAGTTCTTGTAAAAAGTTATTTATGA
- a CDS encoding response regulator transcription factor has translation MVQGNLIKIIVAENQRLVKEGIIQLLNSIPHLIVIDEAEDGAETLSKCKKNPPDIVLLDMCISNPEILPTVEAIEELNSKIKIILMSLSEDQEICRTRLWDLTKGVISKNICPNELNLAIKSVMLGDVFLFRFSQKPFKPETVTKQKLIELEGLTKRENEILYCLAKGFTSKEIAEKLYVSTRTVETHRSKIIQKYNLHSSTELVHFAHEVLSKNEEEHKLV, from the coding sequence ATGGTACAAGGGAATCTTATTAAAATTATCGTTGCGGAGAACCAGAGATTAGTTAAGGAAGGTATTATTCAGCTTTTGAATTCAATACCTCACCTCATTGTAATTGATGAAGCTGAAGATGGGGCAGAGACTTTATCCAAGTGTAAAAAAAATCCGCCAGATATTGTGTTATTAGATATGTGTATTTCCAATCCGGAAATATTGCCGACAGTTGAGGCAATCGAGGAACTGAATTCAAAAATTAAAATAATTCTTATGTCACTAAGTGAAGATCAGGAAATTTGTAGGACAAGACTATGGGATCTGACTAAGGGTGTGATAAGCAAAAATATATGCCCTAATGAATTAAACCTGGCAATAAAAAGTGTGATGCTTGGTGATGTCTTCCTATTCCGTTTTTCACAAAAACCATTTAAACCTGAAACGGTAACAAAACAAAAACTGATTGAATTAGAGGGTTTAACGAAAAGAGAAAATGAAATTTTATATTGCCTGGCAAAAGGATTTACTTCTAAAGAAATTGCTGAAAAGCTGTATGTCTCAACCCGTACAGTGGAAACTCATAGGAGTAAGATTATTCAAAAATACAATTTACATAGCTCCACTGAATTAGTTCATTTTGCTCACGAAGTCTTGAGTAAAAATGAAGAAGAACATAAGCTTGTTTAA
- a CDS encoding branched-chain amino acid ABC transporter permease, translated as MYTQIIINILFLTFIYILFSLSFNIIYENTKFFHFAHAVIFTSSAYFTFLFIQILGWSFFVAIPTAIISACLVGCMTEWFIYKPLRKKKSSSIILLLASLGIYIVLQNLISLFFGDDTKSIRNWEVKEGIEIAGAYVTPVQIIIIVTSLLLVVCCAAYLHYTKTGKAMRAVASDSELSKLSGIKSDRIVLISFAIGSALAGIAGILVALDVDMTPTMGMSMLLMGVVAMIVGGVGSIWGIVLGSLLLTTAQNLAVWYISSQWMDASAFVILLIFLLFKPEGFMGKKIRKANV; from the coding sequence GTGTACACTCAAATTATCATAAATATATTGTTTTTAACTTTTATCTACATTTTATTTTCTTTGAGTTTCAATATAATTTATGAAAATACAAAATTCTTTCACTTTGCCCACGCTGTAATCTTCACATCCAGTGCTTACTTCACTTTTTTATTTATTCAAATATTAGGCTGGTCTTTTTTCGTTGCAATTCCTACTGCAATAATATCTGCTTGTTTGGTTGGTTGTATGACTGAATGGTTTATTTATAAACCACTGCGTAAAAAGAAATCATCTTCAATTATTTTGCTTCTTGCTTCACTTGGTATTTACATTGTATTGCAAAACTTAATTTCACTTTTCTTTGGGGATGATACAAAATCAATACGCAACTGGGAGGTAAAAGAGGGAATTGAGATTGCAGGAGCTTATGTAACGCCGGTTCAAATAATTATCATCGTTACTAGTTTGTTGCTGGTTGTATGTTGTGCTGCGTACTTACATTATACTAAAACAGGTAAAGCAATGCGTGCAGTTGCAAGCGATAGCGAGCTTTCAAAACTTTCTGGTATTAAAAGCGACAGGATAGTTTTAATTTCATTTGCTATCGGTTCTGCACTTGCAGGTATTGCAGGCATCCTTGTTGCGCTGGATGTCGATATGACTCCAACTATGGGTATGAGTATGCTTTTAATGGGAGTCGTTGCAATGATAGTAGGTGGTGTTGGCAGTATTTGGGGAATTGTTCTCGGTTCGCTTCTTCTTACAACAGCACAAAACCTTGCAGTGTGGTATATTAGCTCCCAATGGATGGACGCGAGCGCGTTTGTAATTCTGCTCATCTTTCTTCTCTTCAAACCTGAAGGTTTTATGGGGAAGAAGATTCGAAAGGCGAATGTGTGA
- a CDS encoding branched-chain amino acid ABC transporter permease: MEYLLHILILIAIYSILAVSLNLLVGYTGILSIAHAAFYGVGAYVTALMALRLETPFLLNLFLSITAAGAFGALVGIPSLRLRDDYFVIATFAFQIIVFSILNNLVDFTGGPLGLPGIPQPVIFGYEISTHTEFLILVAILAGLTYLAAYRIVKSPFGRLLKAIREDEVFTQAVGRNVASAKVKIFMVSAALASTAGVIYATYITYIDPTSFTVTESIFIISIVIIGGAGNLKGSLLGAAFLVALPELLRFVGLPNSIAANVRQILYGALLVIMMMWRPKGFLGEYAFDKGQGSGVKSKKAEDA, encoded by the coding sequence CTGGAATACTTACTTCATATACTGATTCTCATCGCTATTTATTCGATACTTGCTGTGTCACTAAACTTATTAGTAGGTTACACCGGAATTCTTTCAATTGCTCACGCTGCGTTTTATGGTGTAGGCGCTTATGTTACTGCTTTGATGGCATTAAGATTAGAGACACCATTCCTGCTTAATCTGTTTTTGTCTATAACTGCAGCCGGAGCTTTTGGTGCTTTAGTCGGCATTCCTTCACTTCGTTTAAGGGATGACTATTTTGTAATTGCTACGTTCGCTTTTCAAATAATTGTTTTTAGCATACTCAATAATCTTGTTGATTTTACGGGCGGTCCGCTAGGCTTACCCGGAATTCCTCAGCCAGTTATTTTTGGATATGAGATTTCAACTCATACTGAATTCTTGATACTCGTTGCAATTCTTGCGGGGTTAACATACTTAGCAGCTTACAGAATTGTAAAATCTCCGTTTGGCAGATTACTTAAAGCGATACGCGAGGATGAAGTATTCACACAAGCTGTGGGAAGAAATGTAGCATCAGCAAAAGTAAAAATATTTATGGTTAGCGCGGCACTTGCATCTACAGCAGGAGTGATATATGCAACATACATAACCTATATCGATCCAACCAGTTTTACAGTTACAGAATCAATATTTATCATTTCAATTGTTATTATTGGAGGCGCAGGTAATCTAAAAGGTTCACTTCTTGGTGCAGCATTTTTAGTTGCATTGCCTGAATTACTGCGGTTCGTCGGGCTACCGAATTCAATTGCAGCTAATGTAAGACAAATACTTTATGGTGCATTGTTAGTAATTATGATGATGTGGAGACCAAAAGGTTTTTTAGGTGAATACGCTTTTGATAAAGGTCAGGGGTCGGGTGTAAAAAGTAAGAAGGCGGAAGATGCTTAA